The genomic window attcatcTATTTAAATTCCATATATGTGAATCCAAACAAAGAACCCTGACCAATGGCTTTGAGACGCAGGGCAAACTACACATTTGTAGGTCTTCAACCATCACCTCAAAGTCACCGCCTTTCAGAAAACCTCAAAACTAACAACACACATGAATGAAGAATTGCAACATGCTGAGTGTTAGAGCGCAGTGCGCATCCTGCAAGACATTTGGCTTTTGGCACACGAcgcaggaagagtagcaggaggAGGTTGCAGTAAATAACATCAATGATCTGCATTGCCTTAAAGTGCATGGAGAGGAGACTGATCTCAAACGTGACAATGAGGGGAGGCTATGATACAACATGTGTTACGTGTCTGGAAATGCACATGTCTGCAAACAAAAGGGACAATTTgtttaaatgcacatttattcTTAAAACCTGACAATGAAGGAATATGAAAGTACCACTTGCATTGCATTGTTGAGATGGTAAACAACACAGTACACAACTCATTCGGGCtaatagtttgtttttcatgGGAAAAGACACCATTATATAATGCAGTGCAATAATATGTCAGAAGGAGGGCTTTTATGGACTACTTTCATGCTCCAGTGTctatctctgtgtctgtgtttgctgTGATCATTTAACTAATGTGAGGCtttgaattaaaatgtgtcaatttGGGCCTAATTTTAAAGGCTCAGTTTAACACCGGAACAGTTGCtagtttttaatatatatgcGTCAAATAGATTTCTGCTTCCTTACAATGTAGGTGAATGAAATTTAGTTTGTGGAATTTACAAACCTCAACCCCACCTGCAAAAGTCTATTCCACACGAGTTGGTTGACTGAGATGTAACTAAAACTAGCTTTACtatgtacctttttttatttattattattttatttaaatttgtgtgaactgaccctttaatcTGTGCATATACTGTGCATGACACACGTTTCccatgcacgtgtgtgcgtaagtgcgcgcgtgtgtgtgtacgtgtgtacgtgtgtgcctgtgtgtgtgcgtgcgtgtgtgcgttaaagagcactgtgtgtgtcagcagcctCGCAGTACGCTCCCCACTGAGACTGCTCAACATCAGAACACACAAGGTCTTTGTAGGGGATGTGCAGTTTGAGGACACAGTACCTGCGATCCAAGTCTGAATCTGTGCTGGGTGAGTGGTTGGAGTAGGCGTGACACTTGTCCTGCAAGCAAACACGAACACACAATGAAGAGCCAAATCACCAGAAAACCTGTGTCATGATCCATCATTACTGCAGGGGGCAGCAGACGCTTGagttcctcacctcctcctcactgtcgtCTGGTTTGGCCTTCTTCTTGTCCTTGtcctttcccttctttttagtgtcatccttcttcttcttcttctctttcccaGGAAGGAGGTCGTCTACCCAGGCCAGGTCGTGCTGGGAGAAGACCAAGTCCAGCATCTTTCTGACGACCATCAGACCCAGAATCTGAAGGGTTCAACACAGAGATACACTGAGAGACAAGCCACATTTGAACATCTCATATCCAAGTTATGGGCCAATTATGATTTAGCTGGCTGACAACATGAATCACTGGTATACATTGCTGTAATCAGATCACTTCCTCTTTTAATCGGTAAGACTCTTTAAAAGTGACTCGATGCCTCTTTTTAATTCTTTACAGTTACAAAGATCTGAACAATCAATTTTCAAATGgatatttcatttgaaaatgcTGGTTGGTTCACTCCCTCCGTgggcctctcttcctccacccacAATACAACAACACAGGATTTTTATCAAATGCCGTATTTGCAAATGTGAGCATTTGATCACATACCATAATAGGGAAGATAATGGCCAAGAAGGTGGATTTGAGGGTCCAGAGCACAGCCAGGCATGCGATCTGGACCAGTGTGAACAGGTGAACCTTCCTCAGAGGAACATGACGGAGGTAAGCGAAGTCGGGCTGGTGCTTCGACGGCATCATGTACAACTTAATCCTGTCCCAGAACTGGAGATCAGACACAGGGAGCAAGGGGAGGAGAAACATGTCTGAATAGCACAGGTTACTTCCATGCAGAGCTCCATGGATGATGAATCACAAATCATGATGTGTCACAGCTCAGCTTCCTCAAACTGGAGGGGAAAGTATTTGATATCTCCTGTTTATTCATTCCACATTTgcacatatgcatatatgtCTAAAGACACTATGAATCCTGTCTGCCCGCCTGCTTCTTTGTTTGGCAGCTTTAATAAGCCGCTGCCCGCCTGCTGTCAGAAATGCAATGAGGAAGATGTCTAGCCACACTAATTTAATTTACTATGATAAACAACATCAACAGCTGGCACACAGTGTACCTGGATTCCACTGAGGGAAGCTACGCCCATGTAGAGGAAGACACCATACAGCACAGGCATGGGGATGTACTACAAGCAGCAAGAAGGCCAGAAAACATGTTATTACAGCCATAATTCAGACAGGTTTATAGCAGCGATGCTCTGAGAGGCAAGTGAGAAGTCTGATCTAATTGTTTTCTCCTGTGAATGACTTAAGAACAGGTGAAAAAAACTTTCAACGTTCctgaaaaaaattataatctaAGTGTCACATGATCTGTCACAATTATTGTAATACTGCCTTTGGCCACAAGAGGCTTTTTTACTTCAATCTCTTGTGGCCAAAATTAGTATTACAACAATAAACTCTAAAATGACCatgataaattaaacattttatttttcaactgtTATTGTCACAATAGCACTTTTCCTAATGACTCATTTAATGTCACATTATGATGCACTTTTCATTACATATTAACTTGACCTCTAGAGGAgcttaaaaagagaaaaaaaagaccacacATCCATTATTTTTTAAGGAAAAGTTTTGTTAAAAAGTAACCTATATTTAGATGGTTTAGATTAAAAAATCTGAACAAACACGTGATTCATCCACTTTACACTTCATACCTTTAATACTGGAGCGAGGAAGATGGAGACTCCAGTGAGGGCAAACACCAAAATTCCTGTCATTCTTTGTTCTCTGTATATTAGACATTGAGGAAATATACACAAGAGACTGACAAGTTAATTTCACACGGCTTCTCTCTTTCAAAATTTCGATTTCAAAGGACTTCACAAAGGGTGTGTCTCATACTGTGATATTGCCGGTATCAGCCTCGAGGTATTAAGTCACAGTTGTCTTTTTATTACTGTGTTTTTTATCTTATTGACGACCGACCTGACCCCGAGGAACTGAGGCTGCTCTCCGGGAGCGCTCGACTCACTCTCCATCTTCAGAGAGTCGATGTGAGCGATGGAGATGACGGTGGCAGCAACGTACCAGGGCAGGCCCATGAAGGAGCAGACGGCCATCAGGACGCCCACCCAGAACAGATCCAGGTGGTATCCGCAGCCTTTCTGCCGGGGAaatttgatttgttgttgtgtgaatgttacactgtctgtgatgggttttttttcttactgaaatacattttgttgaTAAATTGATTCAATCAAACAAAGTGCAATATATAAGAGGTGGAAACATGCAATAATACCACTTCGCAATCAATATACCTTGAGTTTATTCTCCTTGCGGTTAACAATGACGGCACTGATCTGCTGGTCCATGAAGATGAGGATAGTGACGAGCAGCGCAGGGACAGAGCTGGCCACGTAAATCCACCACGGGTTCTTCCCGAATGGCATCACCAGCCAGCCACGACCCGGCCGAGTTGGCTAGTGGGAGATGAGAGGTCACTTTATTTCAATAACGGAGCGGCCCATTGGCACAGTGGTACATGCACATTTTAGACAGAAATCAGTATGTATGAAGGAAtcattcaacattttgggacaGACATCCGTTTCCTTGATAACTTTCTCCTGGCTTCAGCTTCATGTTTCATGAACAGATagatataaaacatgtataaatcTTCTCATTTAATTATCAGCAAGAAAGCATATAAGTGTATTTATCAAAATGTGAAACTATTCCTTTATAGCTTAGATCATCTAGTGTGGGAAATCACTTGTTTGTcgactaaaataaataaacaacaatgatttgctttagtttgcgttGTCAAAAACGTTGTAATTTATAGAGAATAGTTATGAACAAACCTAAGTTTGAAAATAGGTACCTTAAATTCTGTGGGGACGATTAGCTTCGGGGTTTTGAGTCCCAACAACATATCAAGCCCCACGAACGTCATGATGGACATGAAGATAGAGAAGTCACTGATGAGTTTCCTCAACTGACGACAGACAAAGAGAAACcaaaattagaaaaataaacatttcttaaCAGGACTGCAGAGACACAGACTAATAGGAAACAACTCTTCTAGGCAAACTCTATTAACATCGCGAGAGGGCCTTGGCGGAGGTCTGCGCTCTACAAGTGCCCTTCTAGTTTCCTAAAGCTTTGGTTCCCTTAATGACTCTGCTGACACTGATTTCTGGTCTCACAAACAATACCATTCTTATATAgagggacacaaacacatagttTGTTTGTATGTCATTAAAGCCATCACAATCATCTGGTGAGTCAAACTAGCTGCTTTTTGACAACAAGACTTGAAGCTCTGAggtttcttttcactttttggTCAATTTGACCACAAATGGAGCGGAACAGGCAGCCTGACGAGAGGATTGAGTCCAAGTTGGAACAGTCGAGTGCAATGAGTCCAATCTTATTTAAACTAGACTcattttacttattttaaaaagtatgttgaaatatatattttgtattcatttaagaaaattcacAGATGGACTGACAGATCAATTTGTCACCTTGGTGGGGAAGTAGCGACTGAACTTGAACTTCTTGAGGGTGACAGTCATGGAATAGGTGccgaagaagaggatgaaggacATGAGGGCCAGATCAGGGACGAACTTGCAGGTCTTTCCCACCAGCGAGCCTCCGTACTTGAGACACTCCTTCTTGCTCAGCTGGCTCCAGTCCAAACCTGTCACATTCAACTGGGATGGTGGTTGGCAGTGGTGGGGAGAcaggagaagatgatgaagaagaacgAAGTGTTTCGACACAGACGTAGAGATGAACGTAAACACAGACAGAGTGGAAATTGTCATCACAGATGTGAAGTTGTAATCCAGAGTGAGACGAGATGATGGGTTCgatgaaagaaacaaacaaaggagagaaagaggagaataAAGCGACTTCTTCGTCAGACAGAGTTGATGATACTTGGTTTGGCTGTAAACAACACAGGAGGCTCTTTTATGACATTGAGGGCTAAAATACAACCCCAGTAATTCATTCTGGGAAAAGCTGATGTTTCCGACCCTTTAAACCTTCAGCTTGAAATACAATGCACCAAAATAGCAGCCCCGTCCCCTAAAAATGACGTTCTCATAAAGAAGTGCATTGTGAATTGCGTTTCGAGGGAAACATATTTTGTCGTGGAttacgtttattttttttattccacggAAGTCCTCGTAAAGAGGAAGTCAGGCTGATGGAGGGACCACTAAACACTTTTGGTGTTTTAGGCATTTTAAtccaaacaattttttttactaaacctaATAACTAagaagtttttttgttttgtttgtttactacgTGTTTGAAACTGTTCCATTGTGAAGAAAATACGTTTCCCCTTGAAACGCAGTTTCGTTCTATGGGAAGGCATTTTTGGAGGAGATAGGGTTGTATATAGaggcaacaaaatgaaaaggGAATGAAAACAAGTACTTACCCCAGAGACACTAGAGCTGTTATCTGGTATTGGAACTAAACCATTGAAGATCATTGCAGCCACTGTGTATGAGtgggagagagacgggcagagacagGGAGGTAATGAGACAGCAAGTGaagagggggtgaggagggaaacaaaaggaagaaaaaaaaaaaaaggcaaaagacaATGAGAATCCAGCCGCTGGACATTGCAGAGAGCACTCGACAGGCTcatgcagacaaacaaagaggTACTCACTTCCAAGAGACGGTAGGCAAATTGTTGGCGAAAACAAACGAGAGACAAATCAGTTACAGAATTTAATGTTTACAAAAATGACCTCAAATCCCTGCCATTTTCAAAGATAGTATATAGATTCGATAACGTCTGTGAATTGGTACATTCTCATGCAGTtccaaatacaaaatgtatctATCTACATAAACACTATAGTTTTCAAAGGACCCTTTCTATTCGGTTATTATAGATATATACTGAACggcacattttatatatttttaaactctTTCTACACAAACTTAAATGTATACTTGCCATTACTGTCCTGCAATTGTGTGTTACATATTAGCCGGAATACAAGCCAATATTATATATCTGCATAAGCTAATAGCAGCTGGTACAGTATATTGTCCGAGGCAACAGTATAACCACAGATAAAtgcaaacatgtatttatacttcACAATTGTCCTTGAATGCACGAAAAGGAACAATCTAGAcgaaaaacacatcttttcgactataccttgagtagggaaggtagcgccgtagtagcactttggtagcacttaaatgtctcttactgatagcactttgtagtttaacactttagtagcacttaaatgtctcttactgatagtactttgtagtttaactttattgaataaattgtacttgcttgttgttctgagtttggactcatggtttaatgcacttattgtaagtcgctttggataaaagcgtcagctaaatgacatgtaatgtaatgtaatgtaatctacaAAGCAGCTTCTGCTTGCAACTGTTTCACTCCGATTgaaggaaaaatatatatatagcagcgAATTGTTCTCACTGTGATGGATCTCAAACGTCTCaagttaatattatatatagcaATACAGCCGGAAATTAATTCGGAAAAGTACGTAATTGGCGGCAAATTCTGATTTGGAAAAGGAAGGCTACCACCCTTCACTGATGATAACTGGACTTTCTAGGCTGATATGATACAAGTTGTTCAAAATCAGTTCAGTGCAGCTTAAAAATGAACTGACATTTTTTCCAACACTGTCCGATAACTAGTCGTTAATGTGATGACAACATATTCTCACTCCTCAATTCGATtgacttggtttcacacaggacttCTGACTCAAAGTCCCATATTTGTCGATAGTAGACTCCTGTACAACCTGCATGCCTCGGATGTAAATTAGCATTCTTGATAACTCTGGCAGGtttatatctttttatattttatagtgATGTTCATTAACATGCTCTGTCTCTACAAAATGAATCAGTCTACTGAGCCCAAAAGGAGCCACTTGTAGCCACACCTCCCCCTTGTGGATAAGCCCCCTGCATCTCCCCGAGCCAAGGGGTGAACTCACTCAGGTCTGGAGCCAGGCATTCGCACTTGTAGGTGGTGACGTAGTCAGGCTTAAAGTCGGTGTTGATGGGGTAATATTTAAAGGAGCCCACCATCTTCTTGATGGCAtcagagatgaagatgaaggagatgagGCTGGAGAAGCCCTCCTCGGTGAAGCGTGTCATGTATTTAATGATGTAACTGGCATCTGTAGCTACCAGGATGAAACACTGCAGGCAGGAGTGCATGCCGATCCACAGACGCAGCTCCATATAATCTATGCCATTGTTCCTTTGGGAGTCAGAGAAGCATGGTGAATGCATTGATGAAGGGAATTCACGGATACAACCATACAACACAAACATATCCAATGCTAGTCTGTTGCACATAtatcatatgtatttataacaTGGCATGGCATTTGGCAATTAGAATGGCCATATGACATTATACAGTTATATAGTTGACTTGTGTGCGCTCGCAAGAGTTTCATATACATACCAGTTTGGGAGGACTAAATCATATCTCTATTGGTTTTCTGCCAACTTTAaagtttcttcttttaattgCCTTAAGATCAAACCCTCTAGATAATGTAGCGATCATTTCAAGTTGTTTTGTTCACCTAGCAATGCAGACAACTAGTGAATGTGTGTTAGATATAAGCTTGAAAGCTTATATCTAGACAGCTAGAAAAACCGACGTCTATAGACTTTGATAACCGGTACATATGTATTATGAAGAAGGGTCATATATTGTAGAGCAGGAAAttcagttgtgttttttctttataatgGGATTATCTAATAATCCTCTAAATGAAACTAAGAAGGTTGTCGACAGTACTTAGTATTCCCACTTTGTCGGTCTACTGCAAAATCATTTGGCTCAAGAAGCTCACTTGCTGAATTCAAACAGGAGCTTTTCAAAGATGAGGATGGGTCCAGTGGAGCTGAGTATAATGAGGGGCTGACCgctgaagagacagaagacagagcCAGCCAGGGCTGTTCCCAGGAAACTCTCCATCACACCCTATTGGAACGGAAAGAGAAATGGGGGTGAGGAGAGTTAATATACTGTTAGAAGATCGTAGAAAGTATACTCGCTAAACATAACCTGCTTAGACGCTGTATGTAGAATGGTCACTCAAGTATTATATAATCGTTCCTGTTTAAATAGGACCGACACATGAAACTAGAGGAGGGACCGGGCTGCTTCCAGCTTTAGAGTCTGGAAGGCACTTCTGCTATCagtggacaaaaacaacaaaaaaacaaagaaaacagcgAAAGTTGACCTAGAAAAATCCTAAGAAATTGGGAGTGATTGCATTAACCACTGTGACTGTTTCATTGAGTTGAAATTGTTGTACTTGACCGAGGCCTTACCATTGTGTAAGTGTCTGGGACCCAAACTAGAGACTCTGGTTCTTTAGACTAAGCTAACCTTCTTCGGTGTCCATAAAAAAGTGTGACGACCGACTTTACCAGAGGAACTTAAGGTAAGTTCCCTGGGTGAAGACTGTGTGCAGTGTTACTCAAATTggtgaatataataaaataaaatggccaTTAATATGGTACAGATGTTACTATGTAAAGGGTTTGTTACACCTCACTGAGAACGCCTAGGCCTAGGCCGTAAAAGAGTCTCAGAAAGACAATAATTCCAAAAATCCTAACGTTTTAACTACAGGGTGAGATAAAAGGCCGAAGGTATTTACCGACACCTTTGAGGGACACTATTCCCTTCAGGTTGGTTGGCTACTAACGGGGTTACCAACGTTAGTAGCCAACCAACCTGAAGGTGCAAGcctgcctctcctcttctttccctgGGGAAGGACCCGTTCACGTTACAATACACATTGttgaggaatgtgtgtgtgtttttatgtatgaGTGTGTTAATGCTTGTATTGGTGCCAAGGTATTGATGCAGGAATAGGAAAAGGGAGACCTGGTTTGATGCAAGTACCAAATGAGCTAAAAATACTCTTCACAGTGCAGTGGAGCCTGAGGCTTATTTATGAAGCCAGACACTCTTTGGCAAGGAGAGGTTCATAATAGAGTCAAAAGTATCACTGTTTTATGACTGAGAAGCTTAAATTGAATTAATGATGATATCTCGTAGTTTTTCTCAATTGTTTAAATATGCCTGACAGCATGTGTATAACCCTTTGTGTCAGAAGTGCAAATCTAATTGATAAACCACTTTACATAAATCACTTGCTCTGTTTCTTAAGTTTGGCACCGTCATTCTGTTTTACCTGGTAGTTGTCGGTAGCATCTCCCAGCAGACCACCAAAGGTGATGGCGTTGGTGATGCAGCCCAAGTAGATGAAGAGCACTGCGGAGATGGACTGAATGTGGAAACCCTCATAGATATCACTCGGCAGCCATGGCAATTTCCGCTTTATGTCCAGGTATAGACCACCACAGAAGCTAATATTGCACGGAAAAACACAGTGGTTAGGATGCTTAATAAAAAATTATCAAGCCATTAGATCCGGATGAAATCACATTTGGTTTATTGGCAGTCCATGCGGCCTGGACTACCTACCGTCCAGTGAATGCCAGCTCCTCGCCAAGCTCATGTTGAGGTGGCATCTCCTCGTCCTCAgcctggcctcctcctcctccagctgtacCGTTCACCTGCCCCAGCTCGTTCAAGGAAAACACTGACTTCCTACAGAAAAGATACATACAACACAGATGGGAGTAAATATGAGGAGGAAGGGGTGAGCAATTCATTCATGTATGTTTATTAAAGAGCTACTCCATGATGTTATTAGTGCTGTTTTAGAGGCTTTTCACCCCTGCAAGCTTTGGCTGCTGTTATTGCTCCCTGCATAATGCTTCATTCAGGAATCAATTTATTTAGCTACCGTCTAAATCTTTGATTTCAGTGAAGGTTTGACTTTGTACAACTGCTGTTGGCAAATAGCTCATTGTGCAACAGACAAAGAAGCTGAGAGCTTTATGTGCATTGCGGATGCGGGTAATAAAAAACTCCAACCTTTTGTCAGCTGAGGGAACTTTCTTGGGCGGCTCAATGCGAATTTTGGGATCCCATTCTCCCGGCGGCAGCACAATCACCTCATCCAGAAACTCATCAATGCCTGCGATGAGGTCCTCGCGATCTCTGGCCTTGTAAGCTACATCACTGAAGAGctgggagatggagagataaaAGGTGAGGATTTCACCATTTTAATTAGCTTATAGCATGGTGATAGTGATCAGTATATGTACGGCTCTAATACTCTTTGGCATCCTCTCGGATGGCCTCCGAAGACTTGACCATATACTGTAGAAGCTAAATCAACATTTTGACCTCAGTCAGTGACTAATCATGCCCTTGGAACACTGTGAGCCTAGTGCACAGGAGCATAAGCAAAGGATTGATTCTCATTGGCAATATATATCCAGTCTTTCTAAATGGTCACTGCATGCTGCACAGATAGCAGGTCATCAGAACAGTAAACCAACATAAGAGCACTAACTAAATATcatagtaaaacatttttttaattaaacgcAGCAGGTATCCCCCCACCCCGAGAGTGGTAGGCTATGCGCTGCCTTAACTGAATCCCACACAAACAGCTTCTTGATTCTGGTCTTTAGAACAATCACTGAATGTGTTTGAGTCTTTGCAGCAGAGTTTCTGGATTGACTTAAATCCTGCTAATAACTGCACATGGGATTCAGACACTCTCATTGTTAATGTATGTAAATGATTAAGTGGGCGCTTTCTGAAACCATTTAACGTCCAGTGTTGGAATCTTGATTTATCTGCCTCTTTGTCAGTTAGCTATTTTGTGGGGCACATATAGACGAAGTAAGCACCGAAATATAAACCCAGAGAGAATTTTGTCATTGGATTGATGAGGAGGCATTCGTATAGATccatgttaaaaacaacatacaAAAGCGACTCTGTGAGGCTGTGCTTGATCACAATGACAATGTTGACATGCTTTGCAGGTCACCATGTTAGCTTAGCGAGTTAATTTGACCTCCTATTAGGGTGCCAGATGCAGTTGGGGTCAACTTGCCACTGACCACTAACCTTACAGTGTTTGATTGTGGAAGGTGAACATACTATTTTTGCGCAAAACTGTGGGAATCTAAAATAATAGCCTATTATTTCTCTAATACTCGCATCTGCTATGTAAATACACACTCCCATTAACAAGCCACGGGTGACTCATTATCCCAATAGAAGCCCTGCTCCTAACTGATGCTTAACAATCAGCATCACCTCCAGATGCAATTTAAACACAATTACATGGCACATACATTTTAGTTCCAACTCCAGCACAGTAAATGACACTCCAACAGGTTTAGTTTGACAGCTACAGTGTCCGCATGCGCTGTCTAATGTCATGGAAACAGCATATTTCAATACACAATGACACTTACGTCATCCACCATTAGGGTTGCTATGGCTCGGCCGATCTCATTATATGACTTGGCTTTTCCTTGCGGTCCCAAGAGAATAAACAAGAATCTGTGTAATAATGAGACAAACGTGAGGCGTGTGCTGCGATGGCAGGTGTCTCTTGTTGTGTGGAATTGAAGAAGCAAAAGACTGCAGATCCTTTTACCTGGTGGGAACAGGGACCTCGGTGAGACCTCCTAGTGTTGTAGCCTGGGCCAGGCGGACAAAGGCTACAAAGGGTTTGGTCAGAAAATCCACTTCTCCCACCAAGACGTTAGATGCCTCTGCATCTCTGGGTATTTTCTtcatgaatttattttttagctaCAAAAAGTGGAGGGACAAAGATAGAACATATTAAGACATCTTTTATCAGTGCATGTATGATTTATGgtgtttattgtgtttgcatttttttcaCAATTAGACTGCGACATTAGTGCAAACCTTTTAGATAATCAATGACTCACTATTAAATGATTCCAGCTTCTAAAATGTCtgcatttgctgcttttctttgtcacatGTGATAGTAAAATGAATGCACTGGTTTCttattattttctgacattctatagaaaaaaagcaagaaaacaatAGGCCAATAAATCAATAGTTAAAATAAGTATTACATGCAGCCGTAGATTTGCAGCTGCAATGACTGGATCTCCCCACATTGATCATAAAGTGTCATCCTTATCATTTGTTAATAACAGTCTCTCTAAACCTGGCAGTGAATCGGTTAGGGTGAAATTTGCAAGATAACAACCCTGGGTTTTTTCATGAGCATTGAACAGCAGTAATGAGAGAGGCAAAACACGAGTGAAAGAGGGATGGCGAGCTAACCTGACCTGTCTGATTGCATGTCAAGGTGTGGCAGGATACTGGATGGCAGCACAATAACACTCAGTGTTGAAGAGCCTTTCCAATAACACGCAGTCCCAATCTATGGTTACATGTGAAGGCCAAGCACGCGGACTGGACAACGAGATCCATGTTTTTCCAGGTGCCCATTcaatattgacacacacacacacacacatgctgtaacAAGCTAGCACAAGCAGGCCTGTAAATACAATTCGAACGTCCAGACAACCACTCGTAGCTGTACTTGGAACTGCACACCATAGTTGAACCAACAAataa from Cyclopterus lumpus isolate fCycLum1 chromosome 9, fCycLum1.pri, whole genome shotgun sequence includes these protein-coding regions:
- the slc4a5a gene encoding LOW QUALITY PROTEIN: electrogenic sodium bicarbonate cotransporter 4 (The sequence of the model RefSeq protein was modified relative to this genomic sequence to represent the inferred CDS: substituted 1 base at 1 genomic stop codon) — protein: MDHGDRGMGVSHLRYEEEEEDHQSIYIGVPVPRGYRRKRRRRRSGREAADMDRHRQYSDHRPQEHNRYGDVEEGLLDSHEQSLQDISRTVSVALEHFDWLHQPLSATNHNASIIXFHSIVSPAAERLRYILNEEDDMPTPTLFTEMDTLQREGGELEWKESARWVKFEEKVEEGGERWSKPHVSTLSLHSLFELRTCLQTGTVLLDLEGYSLPQIIDDIIERQIEEGMISPELREKISFVLLRKHRHQTKKPIHRSLADIGKSSSSSNRNVGPRGGPGTGPGPIANFNRSTEDLRMKQQSANYGRLRHAQSRSMNDIADTPSTDQLKNKFMKKIPRDAEASNVLVGEVDFLTKPFVAFVRLAQATTLGGLTEVPVPTRFLFILLGPQGKAKSYNEIGRAIATLMVDDLFSDVAYKARDREDLIAGIDEFLDEVIVLPPGEWDPKIRIEPPKKVPSADKRKSVFSLNELGQVNGTAGGGGGQAEDEEMPPQHELGEELAFTGRFCGGLYLDIKRKLPWLPSDIYEGFHIQSISAVLFIYLGCITNAITFGGLLGDATDNYQGVMESFLGTALAGSVFCLFSGQPLIILSSTGPILIFEKLLFEFSKNNGIDYMELRLWIGMHSCLQCFILVATDASYIIKYMTRFTEEGFSSLISFIFISDAIKKMVGSFKYYPINTDFKPDYVTTYKCECLAPDLSEFTPWLGEMQGLNVTGLDWSQLSKKECLKYGGSLVGKTCKFVPDLALMSFILFFGTYSMTVTLKKFKFSRYFPTKLRKLISDFSIFMSIMTFVGLDMLLGLKTPKLIVPTEFKPTRPGRGWLVMPFGKNPWWIYVASSVPALLVTILIFMDQQISAVIVNRKENKLKKGCGYHLDLFWVGVLMAVCSFMGLPWYVAATVISIAHIDSLKMESESSAPGEQPQFLGVREQRMTGILVFALTGVSIFLAPVLKYIPMPVLYGVFLYMGVASLSGIQFWDRIKLYMMPSKHQPDFAYLRHVPLRKVHLFTLVQIACLAVLWTLKSTFLAIIFPIMILGLMVVRKMLDLVFSQHDLAWVDDLLPGKEKKKKKDAKKEEKREVVIEAERKRQVFLDCHFNDIGHHLGQKKTVHRIQSKYYWLGIIKDVVDWIKVCETCQHTERNKNLARTVRPIKVDAPWDIVGIDITGPFPETQQGNTSVTVLIDYFSKWPEAFPVQKRDALSVAKCISKCIYRFGAPKTIVCTQNADFCHEVTKLLGDRWSIVQKVSPLDQPQLNPLHDCTSPLLKEAILQMVTEKQAEWDDFLDPVLFLFRTSTNPTTKFSPYSLMFNRKANLPNETTLSLLNYDDQEQDMYSTKEKASAYMTVMQEQQNSVKQLVMANMNAAYKQEKKKKNTKRRTHNMRSMTFKIADPLFCAGDSSPSPKKLKDGIYLSFPVETVLATEQSSSEDMKTELEYHLAESDVH